From a region of the Triticum aestivum cultivar Chinese Spring chromosome 7D, IWGSC CS RefSeq v2.1, whole genome shotgun sequence genome:
- the LOC123165821 gene encoding U-box domain-containing protein 41, with amino-acid sequence MGAARAWRWKLLPFHSKPPPPPSLPATLSPVDKEEEVPREFLCPILGAPMSDPVILLSGRTYERACIQACAELSVSPPGVEGDSPASGGVVPIPNDALGAAIRTWSARSGRAPPAAPSAAAAREAVLRAVPSPRPPGRSSSNLSCSSRASAASTSSSSSRSSSEITAVERLEMVCEKKTESLRIGEDEEEVGQLTVKAVSGGDEWEVESAMAALRRATRESAPRRRALCVPQLLAALRRVLLSARHSAAARADATAALANLSLEPENRVPIVRAGAVPALVEVASLGAAAPEACEHAAGALFGLALHEGNRAAIGVLGALPPLLALLTTGDQAPRARRDAGMALLHLSLAAVNQSKLARAPGAAKNLLSISSDSNEPLPIRRLALMVICNVAACTEGRTALMDAGAVSTFSVILSDDAHRSELQECCVAALYDMSKGSPRFRGLARAAGADRPLILIAEQADPGVHKDMARKALRAMLGLGDINGGGLHDFSNSERNDDDSGTIAPSLPVRRRRAASWGAPPASKLPSSHHWRSVCID; translated from the coding sequence ATGGGTGCCGCGCGCGCATGGCGCTGGAAGCTTCTGCCCTTCCactccaagccgccgccgccgccgtccctcccTGCAACCCTGTCCCCGgtggacaaggaggaggaggtgccaCGGGAGTTCCTGTGCCCGATACTGGGCGCGCCCATGTCCGACCCGGTGATCCTGCTGTCGGGGCGGACGTACGAGCGCGCCTGCATCCAGGCCTGCGCGGAGCTTTCCGTCTCTCCGCCTGGCGTGGAGGGAGACTCGCCGGCATCGGGTGGGGTGGTTCCCATACCCAACGACGCGCTCGGAGCGGCCATCCGGACTTGGAGCGCGCGGTCTGGACGCGCGCCGCCTGCTGCCCCTTCCGCCGCGGCGGCACGGGAGGCCGTGCTACGCGCGGTTCCATCTCCGCGGCCCCCAGGCAGGTCGTCTTCTAACTTGTCCTGCTCCTCCAGGGCGTCCGCTGCGtcgacgtcgtcctcctcctcccggtCGTCGTCAGAGATAACGGCGGTGGAGAGGCTGGAGATGGTGTGCGAGAAGAAAACGGAGTCGTTGCGGATTGGTGAGGATGAGGAGGAAGTTGGCCAGTTGACAGTGAAGGCTGTGAGCGGCGGAGACGAGTGGGAGGTGGAGTCAGCGATGGCGGCGCTGCGACGGGCGACGCGGGAAAGCGCGCCGAGGAGGCGGGCGCTCTGCGTGCCGCAGCTGCTCGCTGCGCTCCGTCGCGTGCTGCTGTCCGCGCGTCACTCCGCCGCGGCGCGCGCCGACGCCACCGCTGCTCTGGCCAACCTCTCCCTCGAGCCTGAGAACAGGGTGCCCATCGTCCGCGCGGGCGCCGTGCCGGCGCTCGTCGAGGTTGCCAGCTTGGGTGCTGCCGCCCCGGAGGCATGCGAGCACGCGGCAGGCGCTCTGTTCGGCCTGGCCCTCCACGAGGGCAACCGCGCCGCCATCGGCGTGCTCggcgccttgcctcctcttctggCACTCCTTACCACCGGCGACCAGGCCCCGCGAGCGCGCCGCGATGCCGGGATGGCTCTGCTCCACCTCTCCCTCGCCGCCGTTAACCAGTCTAAGCTCGCGCGCGCCCCGGGCGCCGCCAAGAACCTGCTCTCCATCTCGTCCGATTCCAACGAGCCGTTGCCCATCCGCAGGCTGGCCCTCATGGTGATCTGCAACGTCGCCGCCTGCACTGAGGGCAGGACAGCGCTCATGGACGCCGGCGCCGTCTCGACGTTTTCCGTCATCCTTTCCGACGACGCTCACAGGTCGGAGCTTCAAGAATGCTGCGTCGCGGCATTGTACGACATGAGCAAGGGAAGCCCGCGGTTCCGGGGGCTTGCCAGAGCGGCCGGCGCCGACCGGCCCCTCATCCTCATCGCCGAGCAAGCGGACCCGGGCGTTCACAAGGACATGGCGCGGAAGGCTCTGCGAGCAATGCTGGGCCTGGGCGACATCAACGGCGGAGGCCTTCATGATTTCAGCAACAGCGAACGCAACGACGATGACAGCGGCACCATTGCGCCGTCcctgccggtccgccgccggcGCGCCGCGAGCTGGGGAGCTCCTCCTGCCTCGAAGCTGCCAAGTTCACACCACTGGCGATCAGTATGTATCGATTAG